DNA from Desulfarculus baarsii DSM 2075:
GCAGCCCAGGCCGCGATGGGCGGCCACGGCCAAGGCGGCGCAGGCCTGGGCCAGGGGGCCGTCGGCCAGCTCGTAGCGCACCAGGCCCTCGCAGTTTTCCTTGTTGTGATAAGAATATACCTCGGCCTCGGCCCTGGCCAGCAAGATCACCTCCATCACCGCCACGGCCCTGGCCGCCGACCCCGTGCCCAGCACGCCCACGGTGAACTCGCGGCCGGGCAAAAAGTGCTCGACCAGCACCGGCTGGCCGTAGCGCGCCAGCAGCCGCTGGCAGACCGCCGCCAGCGCCGCCGCGTCACCCACCTTGCCGGCCGCCTCCACGCCCCGGCCGGTGCCCTCGGCCACCGGCTTGGCGAACAACGGATAGGCCAGCGACACCTCGGCCAGTTGAGCCACGTCGTCGATGACGGCGAAATCCGGCGTGGCCAGGCCCAAGTCGCGCACGACCCGCTTGGCCATGGCCTTGTGCAGGGTCAGGCTCAGGGTCAGCGGATCGGAAAACACATAGGCCTGGCCGTGGTAATCCAGCACCGCCGGAACCTGGGCCTCGCGGCCGAAGCCGCCCAGGCCCTCGGCGATGTTGAAGACCAAGTCCCAGCGCTGGCCGGCCAAGAGCGCCGCCATCAGCTCCGGCAAGCCGCCCACCCGGCGGGGCTGATGCCCCAGCCGGGTCAGGGCCGCCTCGATGGCCGCGATCGTCTCGGGGCTGTCGAACTCGGCCACGGCCTCGGGCTCGAAGCCCCGGGCCAGATAGTCTTGGCGCAGATCATAGGTCAGGCCGATAAGCATCGCGTCGCCTTGTCAGCA
Protein-coding regions in this window:
- a CDS encoding D-alanine--D-alanine ligase family protein, whose translation is MLIGLTYDLRQDYLARGFEPEAVAEFDSPETIAAIEAALTRLGHQPRRVGGLPELMAALLAGQRWDLVFNIAEGLGGFGREAQVPAVLDYHGQAYVFSDPLTLSLTLHKAMAKRVVRDLGLATPDFAVIDDVAQLAEVSLAYPLFAKPVAEGTGRGVEAAGKVGDAAALAAVCQRLLARYGQPVLVEHFLPGREFTVGVLGTGSAARAVAVMEVILLARAEAEVYSYHNKENCEGLVRYELADGPLAQACAALAVAAHRGLGCRDASRVDLRCDETGRPHFMEINPLAGLCPGHSDLPILCGLAGMGYDELIEAIVASALARRATVAA